In the Candidatus Methylacidithermus pantelleriae genome, CTGAAGGCGCCGTAGATGGGGGCGCGCTGCGGCAGGCCCATGTTCTTTCGGAACAGCACTTCCATCTGCGGGCTGCCGATTTCTCTCCTGTGCTTTTGGCCTTCGGCAGGAATTCTGACGTCCATCTCGTGATTGCCAGGGGCAAGGAACACCGGAGCTGCCGCCTTGCGCGCCACTTGGAAAAATGCCGCATACTGTCTCGCGATAACGTTCGGGTCAGCGCTGCTTAGCCCATAGATGGCATCCCCCGTCCAGATGATAAACGCCGGCTTCAAAGCACGCGCGGCGGTAAAAATTTGCTCCGCTGTGGACGGCAACGGGAGCTCCGGTTTATGCGGCCGGCTGTCGCCCGCAACGATGAAGGAAAAACTTTCCGTCTTGGCCGGTCGCAGAGGGCCGGTGCCGGGAACCAGCGGCGGCTGCGCCTGCTCAGCTTTTTGACCAGGCGCGCTGGAACAGAAAACCGCCGGCAGCAGTGCCGCTACCGCTTGAACCAGCCAGCCGAAGCGCAGCTTTTCAGAACGCAAAACCGATTCCTCCCACGCCCATGTGCTCGAACATGTCACCGTAATGAACTGACCAGGGCGAGGTGGGCGCGTGAGTGGGATAGACGGTCGAACCAAACGTGTAATCGGTGGTGCCGATCGTCAGGAATTTGTACTCCACAAAAAAGTACAAATGGCGAGTGATATCAAAACGCAGACCCGCCCGGGCTGTCGCCGCGAATCCCCAATCCGACGCGTTCGGGTTCGAATTAAAATGATTGATCCCTGGCTCGGGCGGAGCCAGCTGAAATGAGGTGGCTCCCACATTGGAAACAATGGCCGCTCCGACGCCCCCGCCAATGTAAGGATGAACCCGGTAGGGCGTATGTAGCGTTAGAACTAGATTAGGCATCAACACCCCAATGTCCATTGGCGCGCGAAAATCAAAGAGGTGCTCCGGAAGGCGCGGCGTAGGGTTATTCAAGAAACCGGTTTGATCTGCGCTCAGGTAATAACCCTCAAACTCCAAAGCCGGGAGCAAAGCCCAGCGCGGATCGCCGCCCAGGCGCCATCCCGGCCATTCATACCCGACGTTCAGACCTACCATGAACCCTGTATTACTTTTTGCGGCTCCGGTCGCCCGCACATCCAGCGGCGGGATAAGAAACGCTGTGCCGCTCTGCACGATCTCATCGTTATCCGATACTGCGCCACCGGCAAAAACGCCGGCGTAAAAGCCGCGATTGTTTGTGTAGACTTCCTCCGGTGCCTTTGTTTCCTTGAAATTGCCAGTCGTGTCACCCCCCCATGCAACTGAAACCAGAGAGCCGACGCCCAAAAAAGTAGCCAAATACCTTAGGACAACCCTGCCTGCTGCCCACTTTTGAAGTGTTAGAGAGCTGAAAGTGTTCATGGTGGGCGTTGTGAGCGGGAAGCGACAGCGTGTCAAGCAAAATATCTCCTTGACTCAAGTCGCCACAATTCGTTGAGCATGCTACCATGAAAAGGATCGAGCCAACGTGTTATGTCGTGTTAGCAAGCGTTATCGCTTTGTTTACAGGGCAGTTTGTAAAGGCTGGCGAACCCGGACATTCGCAGCAACCAGGTGTGGCCCCGGCGGAAGCGATTTCCAAGCTCACAGAGGGCAACTTCCGCTACGCAAGCGGCAACCTTCAACATCCGGGGCAGACTCCGGAGCGCCGGACGGAATTGGCGAATAGCCAGCATCCTTTCGCCATTATCGTCAGCTGCTCAGATTCGCGGGTGCCGCCCGAGATCGTATTTGATCAGGGTCTGGGGGATTTGTTCGTGCTTCGGGTGGCAGGCAACGTAATTAACGACGAAAGCCTGGGCAGCATCGAGTATGCCGTCGATCACCTGGGTACGCGACTGATTGTCGTTTTGGGCCATCAGCGTTGCGGCGCTGTGGAAGCGGCCAAGAAGACGATCGCCGCCAAGCGGAAAGCACCCGGACACATGCAGTCGTTAGTCAAGGCGATCCAACCTGCGGTCGAAGCCACTGCGAAAGATGACTTGGAGACGACCATCAAGGCAAACGTCAAGCACGTGGTGCAGAGTCTGCGCTCCTCAACACCGGTTCTCAAAGCCAGAGTAGATTCAGGCGATCTGAAGGTAGCAGGGGCTTATTATAATCTGGATACTGGCGCTGTTACCTTTTTGGACGGAAACTAGGCAACTCTACACCGTGTGACCATTTCCTCTCTTGAAAGTCATCCACCCCAAACTTCGCGAGCTGGCTAGAAGGAATTTTTACGCGACGCAATTTTTTGGACGGACTCCGCGCAAGGCTCTGCGACCTTGCGCACCCGGGGTAGCGACCCTTTTCTCAACCCCGGCTTGATCGTTCCGCCGCAAAGGCCCACAACACCGGTTTCCCGATCGTGACCGGAAATACCGTTTCCGAAAACGACGGAATGGATGAAGATTAAGCCTTTCCATAGCGGAGATCGGTTCAGCCGTACGGTTTGAAATTGCGCACGTCTTATTCATGGACGTGGTGGGTCATTGGAAGCTTTTGCTGGATGAGCAGCGTGATGCGCAGCGGCGCCTGAGCAAGATCGTGCGCGACACGAAACCGGCGCGCGCAGCAGAAGCTGCCGGTAATTTGATCTCCATTCCCACAGGTGACAGAATGGCCTTGGTTTTCTTCCACAGTCTGGAAGCGCCCGTTCAATGCGCTCTGGAGATCGCCCGCGGATTAAAGAAGGAGCCAAACATGCAATTGCGAATGGAGATCCACAGGGGTTCGGTTCATCAGGTTCGCGATGTGAATGACCGGCCGAACGTGGCGGGCGCGGGCATCAACACCGCGCAGCGTGTCACGGATTGTGGCAATCCGGGACATATTCTTCTCTCCAAGCGCGTCGCCCTGGATCTGGCGCAATCGCGCCGATGGCGGGGCCATCTGCACGAGCTGGGGGAATGCCCTGTCAAGCATGGAGTTCCCTTGTCGGTCGTGAATTTTTATTCCCATCAAATCGGCAATCCGCACGTGCCGACAAAAATCAGGCTGGCGCAGGCGAAACAGGCGCGTGCGAAGCGGTTGCCGACCACGTGCCGTTTCGTTTAAGCGGCGACCGGGATCAGCGGCCTTGTCCTCCTCGCTTTTACAGTCACGGCGATCACTTTCGCGCCGTGCCTCTTGAAGCGCACGCTCCAGAAACGACCAACCACCGCCTCCAACGTTCCCGTCACGGTTACCTCAAGCCCGGCTCCGGAAAAAGTCTTGCGGTTTTGCCATTTGGAAATCTTAGCCGCAATTCGGACAATGCCTTTTTTGCAGATGGCATTTAGGACGACATCCTGACCAGCCTGGCCAAGATCAAAGGCCTCAAGGTAATCAACCGGTCTTCAATGATGCGGTTTCGTGGCTTTTCCGGGCAAAATTTGCGCGATATCGGCAAAGCCCTTGGGGTGGCCAACCTGCTGGAAGATAGCGTGCGAAGAGAAGGCGACCGGGTAGTGGTCAACGTTGCAATTGATCGGCACGGCAACTGATCGCAACTTGCGGGCGAATCGCTACGATCGCACGCTCATCCGATTCGCTCGGGCTGCAAGGCGAATTAGCTGGTGAGATCGCTGACGTTCTACGGGCAAATCTGACGACCGAGGAAAAGTTCGGGTAACCACCAAGCCGACGCACAGCACGGAAGCATACGTGCTTTACCTGCAGGCAAATCAAATCTCTGAAAATCCCGATAGTCTCCTGCAGGATTACAAGACCGCGCGGGAACGCTACTCCCAAGCGATCGCGCTGGACCCAGTTTTCGCCCTTGCGCACGCCCGGCTGGCGTCCCTGTGCGCGGCGGTATTCCATTTGTACGAGCCCACGGAAGAATGGCGAGACACAGCGCGTTCGGGGGCTGAAACGGCGTTGCATTTTCAACCCAATCTGGCGGAGGCGCACCTCGCGCTCGGACAGTGCATCTACTGGATTCATCAGGATCATGGGCGTGCGCTGGAGCGATTCGAGATCGCCTCCTATTTTCGCCCAACGATAGCGACAGTCTTCGCCTGATTGCAGCCATCAAACGCCGGCAGGGCAAATGGCGCGAAGCACAAGCGGACTATGAAAAGGGGATGGCGATCGAGCCGGAAAATCCGAACGCCGTTCGCGAGCTTATTTATATCAACACGGGAATGTGCCGCTGGCCAGAGGCGGGACAATGGGCGGGGCATCTGCGCGAAATGGCCCGGCATTTATCGTGGCCAAAATTCAGAGCGGCTACGTCGATTTCTGGTGAAAAAAACACCAGTTTGTTGGAGTCTTTGCTTTCTCAGGTGTCACCAGCGTACGATCTTGACGGGGGGTGACCTCGGTGCGCTCGGAAGTAGCGATGCTTAATTGCGATTTCGCTGCAGCCCGCGAGGGCATCGAGGCTTCGTCTGCCAGCGAACTATCACACACCAATGAGGGCATGACACCGCGCAGTTTCTTCGAGGGCTGCATCGCTCTGGCCCAGGGACTGTGGCAGAAGCCCAAAAGCATTGCCAATAAGCCCAGCCATCCTTTGAAAACGCGGTACGGGGAGCTCCTCTAAGCGCCATGCGCCACGCCAATCTGTTGGGCGCGAGAGCGCGCGCCAGCGCGACACGCTGCTTCACCCCACCAGAAAGCTCGTGGATATTCGCATGTTGAAATCGGCTCATCCCGACCAGTGCGAGGTAGTACCTGGCCACCTCGTGGCGCTCCCGTCTGCTCAGATTGGGCTTGAACTTGAGTCCAACAAGAACATTTCCCAACACGCTCAACCACGGGAAAAGCGCCGGCTCTTGAAACATGACCAGCCGTTCGCGACCGGGTCCCGTCACGCGTTTACCATCGGCGAGCAGTCTGCCGTCGTCGGGTTTCTCCAGGCCGGCAGTGATATTGAGCAAGGTTGTTTTCCCGCAACCGCTCGCGCCGACAAGACGCACAAATTCACCCTCGGCAACGTTGAGGCTTACCCGGTCCAACGCCAAAATATGGCCCGAAGTGCCTCCTAAATTTTTCGAAACGTTTTCAATCGAAAGTTTCGAGGGCGGAACAAGCTCCAGTTCCTCTTTGGCCGAGGAGCGGTGAGCCATCCCCCGCATTACGGAATCTCCATCAGCCTGGAAGTGTCTGTCGAGCCTTTTAAGAAGCCGGCTTCACTGGCGTCTCGGACAGACTTGGCGATGAGGTCCCGCGATATTTCGTTGGTCAATTGTGTCCGTTTCCAGGCCCGGGCCACAGCCTCGGGCGCGAAGTCTGTCCGGGTTTCGGCTTTCAACTCCTGGATCAATAGCCGCTGCGCTCCTGCTTCATTTTGGTGAATCCACCTGGTTAGTTGCACATTCGCCTCTGCGATTTGCTGCGCCCACTCGTGATGAGTTTATAAAAACTTCACACTGGAGACCAGCCAGGTCGTGATGGTCTCCTTGTCTTCCAGAAAACGCGCCGTAGCGTCGCGTTCCAAGCGTGTCACCCACGGTTCCACGGTCCAGACGGCTTCCACCGCGCCCCTTCGCAAAAGGCGGAGCTGGTCAGGATTTGCCGTGGGAATTACCATTACGTCGCCGCCCGTTAGCGTGACCTTGAATCCTTGGGCTTTTAACCATGCACGGCAGGAAATATCCTGCGTGTTGCCCAGCTGTGGCGTGGCGATTTCTTGCTGCGAAAATCGGCAGGCGTTTTGATGGCTGAATCGGCTCTCACTACTAAGGCGACCCCGCCGTTGGCTGAACCCGAAAGGACGCGCATTTCTTCGCCATTTGATTTTAAGTGGGCGTTAAGTGTGGGGCCGGGACCCACGTACGTGACGTCGAGCGATCCGGCGAAAATTGCTTCCATGGCTGAGGGTCCCGCATTGTAACATTGTAAGTGTGCCATTGAACCTCAGCGTTCGGCCCGAGCCGCTGTTCAAACCAGCCCTCGCCCTGTCGCGACAAAGCGTGTGCGATTACCCCTTGAGGATGGGTGATATTCGGGAAATGGCCGAACCGAACCACCGTTCTCCCAGAATCAAAGGACTTCTGTGCACCAGGCTGATGGATCTGACCGATTGCCAGCAATAGGGCTGCGGTAATACTGGCTTGCTGTAAACGGGATCTCATGAGAGCCACAATCGTTCCCCTGGAGCCTCACAACATGTTTTGCGCTATCGCTGTTTGAAACTCCGCTGCAGTCAATTAGACCGCTGTGGTCTCGCGCGAATTGTAACCGAACCGCGGATCGAGGTCTCGCAATGCCTCCGTGGCGTATCGCTGATCTTTGGCAGAAAGGTAGTCCCGATAACCGCCAACCTTTCCCCGGTGTACTTCGAACGATTCCGGATCCCGCACGTTCCCTGGTTGAAGAATTTCGGAATCGAAAGCACCCGCAGCCTCCAGCTTCTGCGTGTTCTCAAATCGAGCGAAATCGAGCGCCTCTTGAAAAACCCAAGCGTCTGCCGCCGTTTCACCCAGCACGGCAAGAAGCTAAGGAAATATTCTGCCGGCGATGCGCGAAGCGCCTCGTAGCGGACAACGATGAAATCACTTCGGCCGCCAAATTCATCCAGCCGGTGGTTCATCACCCGGACCAAACCCCGGATTCCAGATCGTTCGTCGCGGAGAAGCTCGCTGACGGATCGCTCCGTGAGCGCAGCGTCTGGATCACGTCGGGTCATTTAAATGTAAAGCGAAACGAAGCAGTCTCGAGGATCGCGTACAAGTAGAACGATTTTCGCCCGTCGCAAATCCTTCCGGGGCACCAGATATTTGCACCCTAGCCTGCACTATAAATTACCCTTGGTCCGGTGTTCAAATCGATCGTGGGAGAATATGACACGCGGGAATCCCGACAGATCATAACACCCCGGCTGCAGAGTAAATTCAACCCCCTAGCATTTGCACAGGTACGCGCAGAGAAACGTCCGAATCCATGTACGCCCGCTTTTTGGCGCCGACAACACAATAACATCCCCGCCCAAGAGCAGTTTGGGCCGGCTACTGAAATTCCGGCACGTCCAATGCAGATAACGCCGCAGCCACCAGGACGACCGCGCCGCCTTTTCCGGCGAAGAAAAGCCGGTCACTTTCCCAAGTGCGATTGTTTCGCCTGGCGCAATTACCGCCTGCTGCGAGTCGGCTAGGCGTTGAGCTGTCAGGTCCGCCGCCATTCTCCAATCGATCACGGAATCAACGATGCTTCCAGAGAGCAAGCGTGCGACGAACACCGCTGGTTGCATAAGAGCTTAAAAGAGATTAATTTTTCAGGCCCAAAAATGGGGGCGTACCGGCTTCTACTGATCGTTGGAAGCGCGGGCGGCATGTCGAGGATGGTTCGTTGGCCTCGTTAAAAATCGAACCAAACAAATAAACGCAGACTACGAAGGTCTCGCTCTCGCGGCTTAATTGACCGCCACGTTTTCGCTGTGACGCCTGCTGGCTGCGAAAACGAGGATAGGAGGCTGGCGAATCGGCG is a window encoding:
- a CDS encoding metallophosphoesterase family protein, which translates into the protein MRSEKLRFGWLVQAVAALLPAVFCSSAPGQKAEQAQPPLVPGTGPLRPAKTESFSFIVAGDSRPHKPELPLPSTAEQIFTAARALKPAFIIWTGDAIYGLSSADPNVIARQYAAFFQVARKAAAPVFLAPGNHEMDVRIPAEGQKHRREIGSPQMEVLFRKNMGLPQRAPIYGAFSYGNSRFILLNSEEIPPPGTERSPHAKVGAGGELDLDPGFIREEQFQWLRRELDANKALHTFVFMHHPIKPRESHMRLNHRNAEELMELFSHYSNISYVIASHEHLYYNPQTGDTTPPPDRIDPSQQPPIYLVSGGAGAPLEGPPEKGGFHHYLIFRVEGARVHPTLVRLP
- a CDS encoding outer membrane protein — encoded protein: MNTFSSLTLQKWAAGRVVLRYLATFLGVGSLVSVAWGGDTTGNFKETKAPEEVYTNNRGFYAGVFAGGAVSDNDEIVQSGTAFLIPPLDVRATGAAKSNTGFMVGLNVGYEWPGWRLGGDPRWALLPALEFEGYYLSADQTGFLNNPTPRLPEHLFDFRAPMDIGVLMPNLVLTLHTPYRVHPYIGGGVGAAIVSNVGATSFQLAPPEPGINHFNSNPNASDWGFAATARAGLRFDITRHLYFFVEYKFLTIGTTDYTFGSTVYPTHAPTSPWSVHYGDMFEHMGVGGIGFAF
- a CDS encoding carbonic anhydrase; this encodes MKRIEPTCYVVLASVIALFTGQFVKAGEPGHSQQPGVAPAEAISKLTEGNFRYASGNLQHPGQTPERRTELANSQHPFAIIVSCSDSRVPPEIVFDQGLGDLFVLRVAGNVINDESLGSIEYAVDHLGTRLIVVLGHQRCGAVEAAKKTIAAKRKAPGHMQSLVKAIQPAVEATAKDDLETTIKANVKHVVQSLRSSTPVLKARVDSGDLKVAGAYYNLDTGAVTFLDGN
- a CDS encoding ABC transporter substrate-binding protein, with the translated sequence MATPQLGNTQDISCRAWLKAQGFKVTLTGGDVMVIPTANPDQLRLLRRGAVEAVWTVEPWVTRLERDATARFLEDKETITTWLVSSVKFL
- a CDS encoding PhnD/SsuA/transferrin family substrate-binding protein, with the translated sequence MAHLQCYNAGPSAMEAIFAGSLDVTYVGPGPTLNAHLKSNGEEMRVLSGSANGGVALVVRADSAIKTPADFRSKKSPRHSWATRRIFPAVHG
- a CDS encoding sulfotransferase domain-containing protein encodes the protein MPRKDLRRAKIVLLVRDPRDCFVSLYI